A single genomic interval of uncultured Pseudodesulfovibrio sp. harbors:
- a CDS encoding PEP/pyruvate-binding domain-containing protein, whose product MAGILKTVCNLIRGTSAKKDQSPEDFLAKSENFRLLLAANNRTLELMSEMTAQSLSDQMFGMAYIRGMSVRIEAGVRQMVQRLCLMRPGKYDGLKDACDRIVAKLEEAIDGHGDRHGCSLVLGLEKINAGSISEVGSKMAMLGEIRSELGLHVPQGFSITASAFHLFMESGGLDDEINRLIQICDCDGGSLENLLELEDRIRKMIEAVEIPLVMEREIFKESELLGNVRLAVRSSAVGEDSEHASFAGQFRSELGVKADDLLEAYRKIVASLYSTTAMAYRLNHGLREDDMVMCVGCLAVVDAVAGGVLYTRPPIGEDDGRLVINAVPGLPCSVVNGSSSVDIWVIDRDSMDICDMEVAEKELRYVQTSSGRVRRERLYGDMRFEPSVSDKVAKKLAKIALRIEEHFKRPQDIEWALDRDGRIFILQCRPLSVCGVNTSKVTESREDKAFTILSSGVPASPGVAAGYVFFVQTDDDMARFPDGGVLLARNARPQLAALLPRAAAVITEFGSSVGHLANVAREFGVPALIGASEAVERLSGVSVVTVNGDTGTVYLGRRKELLKQVKERQSDFGESDVKSALNQVLQHITPLSLTDPNSPDFKPESCASLHDITRYCHEKAVAEMFMHGRRPVANARRLVGDLPMRYWLVDIGGGTVNSGDGKYIGLEYIRSNAMKALWKGMTAIPWEGPPPVNAGGLASIISQAASNPALVPGVANDMGERSYFIVGTNYCNLQSRFGFHFCTVEGFAGEDPDRNYALFQFKGGGADPVRRQNRSHLVGEALERHGFIVTIRNDALFARMEGVSGEAVERALAVVGYMLIHTRQIDMVMSDRSAVRHYQEKFDRDIEYILSHLSLENLDRGQVS is encoded by the coding sequence ATGGCCGGTATTCTCAAGACAGTATGCAATCTTATCCGGGGAACTTCTGCGAAGAAGGATCAGTCGCCTGAAGATTTTCTGGCCAAGTCGGAAAATTTCCGACTCTTGCTTGCGGCGAACAACCGGACGCTTGAACTCATGTCCGAAATGACGGCGCAGTCGCTTTCGGATCAGATGTTCGGAATGGCCTACATCCGCGGCATGAGCGTCAGGATCGAGGCGGGAGTGCGGCAGATGGTCCAGCGGTTATGCCTCATGCGCCCCGGCAAATATGACGGACTCAAGGATGCTTGTGACCGTATTGTGGCGAAACTTGAAGAAGCCATTGACGGCCATGGGGATCGGCATGGCTGCTCTCTGGTGCTGGGACTTGAGAAAATCAATGCGGGGTCGATCTCCGAAGTCGGTTCCAAAATGGCCATGCTCGGGGAGATTCGTTCAGAACTGGGATTGCATGTCCCGCAGGGGTTTTCCATTACCGCTTCCGCCTTCCATCTTTTCATGGAAAGTGGCGGACTTGATGATGAGATAAACCGTTTGATCCAGATATGTGATTGTGATGGCGGCAGCCTTGAGAATTTGTTGGAGCTTGAAGACCGCATTCGTAAGATGATCGAGGCGGTGGAGATTCCCTTGGTCATGGAAAGGGAGATATTTAAAGAAAGCGAGCTGCTTGGCAATGTCCGGCTGGCGGTTCGCAGCAGTGCGGTGGGAGAGGATTCCGAACATGCGAGTTTCGCGGGACAGTTTCGGTCCGAGCTGGGCGTGAAGGCTGATGACTTGCTGGAGGCTTACAGAAAAATCGTGGCGAGTCTCTATTCGACAACGGCCATGGCCTACCGGTTGAATCACGGGTTGCGTGAGGACGACATGGTCATGTGTGTCGGTTGCCTTGCGGTTGTCGATGCCGTGGCCGGAGGCGTTCTCTATACCCGGCCTCCCATTGGAGAGGATGATGGGCGCTTGGTCATCAATGCGGTTCCGGGACTTCCCTGTTCAGTGGTGAACGGAAGTTCCTCTGTGGATATATGGGTGATTGATCGGGATTCGATGGACATCTGCGATATGGAAGTCGCGGAAAAGGAGCTGCGTTATGTGCAGACTTCCAGCGGAAGGGTGCGCCGGGAAAGACTCTATGGCGACATGCGTTTTGAGCCTTCCGTTTCAGATAAGGTGGCAAAAAAGCTCGCAAAGATAGCGTTGCGTATTGAAGAACATTTCAAGCGTCCGCAGGACATTGAATGGGCGTTGGACCGCGACGGGCGGATTTTCATTCTCCAATGCCGTCCGTTGTCCGTCTGCGGTGTGAACACTTCCAAGGTTACTGAAAGCAGGGAAGACAAGGCGTTTACCATTCTGTCTTCCGGTGTCCCGGCAAGCCCCGGCGTTGCAGCCGGATATGTGTTTTTTGTCCAGACGGATGACGATATGGCCCGGTTCCCGGATGGCGGTGTTTTGCTGGCCCGTAACGCGCGTCCGCAGCTCGCGGCTTTGTTGCCGAGGGCCGCAGCTGTTATCACGGAATTCGGCAGCTCGGTCGGGCATCTGGCGAATGTGGCGAGAGAGTTCGGCGTGCCTGCTCTTATCGGGGCGTCTGAGGCTGTGGAACGGCTATCCGGTGTGAGTGTCGTGACAGTCAACGGCGATACCGGAACCGTGTATCTCGGCCGCAGGAAGGAATTGCTCAAGCAGGTGAAGGAGCGTCAGTCCGATTTTGGCGAGAGTGATGTCAAATCTGCGCTGAATCAGGTGCTCCAGCACATAACGCCGCTTTCGTTGACCGATCCGAATTCACCGGATTTCAAGCCGGAAAGTTGTGCGTCGCTGCATGATATCACAAGATATTGCCACGAAAAGGCTGTTGCCGAGATGTTCATGCACGGCAGGCGGCCTGTTGCCAATGCGAGGCGGCTGGTCGGTGATCTGCCCATGCGGTACTGGCTGGTGGATATCGGCGGCGGGACCGTGAATTCCGGAGACGGCAAGTACATCGGTCTTGAATATATCCGTTCCAATGCGATGAAGGCGCTGTGGAAGGGCATGACCGCCATCCCGTGGGAAGGGCCTCCGCCGGTCAATGCGGGCGGTCTGGCTTCCATCATCTCCCAGGCCGCGAGCAATCCCGCGCTGGTTCCGGGCGTGGCCAACGACATGGGGGAGCGCAGCTATTTCATCGTGGGGACGAACTATTGTAATCTTCAGTCCCGTTTCGGATTTCATTTTTGCACGGTCGAAGGCTTTGCCGGGGAAGATCCTGACAGAAATTATGCCTTGTTTCAGTTCAAGGGCGGGGGAGCGGACCCTGTTCGCCGCCAGAACCGTTCGCATCTTGTGGGCGAAGCGCTGGAGCGGCATGGATTCATCGTCACAATCCGTAATGATGCACTGTTCGCCCGGATGGAAGGGGTGTCAGGGGAAGCCGTGGAGCGAGCCCTTGCCGTGGTCGGCTACATGCTGATCCATACCCGCCAGATCGACATGGTCATGTCGGACCGGTCTGCGGTTCGCCATTATCAGGAGAAGTTTGATAGGGATATCGAATACATCCTGTCGCATCTGTCTCTGGAAAATCTTGATCGGGGGCAGGTGTCATGA
- a CDS encoding ATP-binding protein: MTAGSYTKLRWNLILITLSLSVVPLFTLGYVIHQQFSESYEEKLTSNLRLVVDNKRDAIDMFLNERVVQLQMLADMHSFSEMTDQSYLESLFDTINQSSHSFIDIGVIGHDGQHEAYSGPFDLKDVNYEGEAWFHQVMLKGLYISDVFLGFRNFPHFIIAVKRREAGRTWILRATIDSEVFTSLVRNVRTGKLGDAYLINRNSELQTPSRFGGKVLSKADLPRLQGDGEVEIIHWDENGAPLVAGVTTLAHTDWRLVVIENPEEELSPFVRTQSLVYSLLAVCALMIFGGAYFSVTSVVRRLRVADRERAALDAAVMQSSKMASLGKMAAGVAHEINNPLSIIRESAGWIRDIINDGELDGYEGVDDLQEATGDIERHVERARTVTHRMLGFARRMEPVNEDVDLNLLAQQTVSFLENEIHHRNIEIECRFDQDLPLITTDSNQVQQVILNLLENAIDAIGENGLITLTSRSEGDFVSMDIQDSGDGIPPNLLSRVFDPFFTTKSTGEGTGLGLSIVYSTLSKLGGKIDVRSELGVGTMFTISLPLSGSHFLVAQEES, encoded by the coding sequence ATGACAGCCGGTTCCTACACAAAGCTCAGGTGGAATCTCATTCTGATTACGCTCAGTCTGTCCGTGGTTCCTCTTTTTACGCTGGGATATGTGATTCATCAGCAGTTCAGCGAGTCCTATGAGGAGAAGCTGACAAGCAATCTCCGGCTCGTGGTGGATAACAAGCGTGACGCCATCGACATGTTTCTGAATGAGCGGGTGGTGCAGCTTCAGATGCTTGCGGACATGCATTCGTTTTCGGAGATGACTGACCAGTCGTATCTGGAGTCGCTTTTCGACACGATAAACCAGTCCTCTCACTCTTTCATCGACATTGGTGTCATCGGTCACGATGGACAACATGAAGCCTACAGCGGTCCCTTTGACCTCAAGGATGTCAACTATGAGGGGGAGGCCTGGTTTCATCAGGTCATGCTCAAGGGGCTGTACATCAGTGATGTTTTTCTCGGATTTCGCAATTTCCCGCACTTCATCATCGCCGTCAAACGCCGGGAAGCAGGCAGGACGTGGATACTTCGGGCGACCATCGATTCCGAAGTCTTTACCTCGCTTGTGCGGAACGTGCGTACCGGAAAGTTGGGCGACGCCTACCTTATCAATCGGAATTCGGAGCTTCAGACTCCTTCGCGTTTTGGCGGCAAGGTGTTGTCCAAAGCCGATCTTCCTCGTCTGCAAGGTGATGGGGAAGTCGAGATCATTCACTGGGATGAGAACGGTGCGCCTCTCGTGGCCGGGGTGACGACCTTGGCACATACGGACTGGCGGCTCGTGGTTATCGAGAATCCCGAGGAGGAATTGTCTCCGTTCGTGCGGACCCAGTCCCTTGTGTATTCGCTGCTCGCCGTCTGTGCGTTGATGATTTTCGGAGGAGCGTATTTCTCCGTCACGTCTGTGGTTCGCAGGCTTCGGGTCGCGGACAGGGAAAGGGCGGCGCTGGATGCCGCGGTCATGCAGTCGAGCAAAATGGCCTCGCTGGGCAAGATGGCGGCGGGGGTCGCCCATGAAATCAACAATCCGCTGTCCATCATTCGGGAAAGTGCCGGGTGGATACGGGACATCATCAATGATGGTGAATTGGACGGCTATGAGGGCGTTGACGATTTGCAGGAAGCGACCGGCGACATCGAGCGCCATGTGGAGCGGGCGCGAACCGTGACGCACCGGATGCTCGGATTTGCACGGCGCATGGAACCGGTGAACGAGGATGTTGACCTCAACCTGTTGGCACAGCAAACGGTCTCCTTTCTGGAGAATGAAATCCATCACCGCAATATCGAGATCGAATGCCGGTTCGATCAGGATTTGCCACTCATAACAACGGATTCGAATCAGGTGCAGCAGGTCATTCTCAATCTGTTGGAAAACGCCATTGATGCGATCGGTGAAAATGGCCTCATCACGCTGACCTCCCGTTCCGAAGGGGACTTCGTCTCCATGGACATTCAGGACAGTGGAGACGGTATTCCGCCGAACCTTCTGTCCCGTGTTTTTGATCCGTTCTTTACCACCAAGTCCACTGGTGAAGGGACAGGGCTTGGGCTTTCAATCGTTTACAGCACCCTCAGCAAGCTCGGGGGAAAGATCGACGTACGGAGCGAATTGGGAGTCGGGACCATGTTCACGATATCACTGCCGCTTTCCGGTTCGCATTTTCTTGTCGCACAGGAGGAGTCATGA
- a CDS encoding response regulator has product MNQIKVLVVDDEPDFLKLIKRRLGKRNIDVHVAESGHQALDFLSESTADVVVLDVKMPGMSGIETLKEVRRRHNEIEVIMLTGHGSMQSGIEGISHGAYDYMLKPFSIDDLLERIRAAYEHGRLKLRDGSSA; this is encoded by the coding sequence ATGAATCAGATAAAGGTACTTGTCGTTGATGATGAACCGGATTTCCTGAAGCTCATCAAGCGGAGATTGGGGAAGCGGAATATTGACGTGCATGTCGCTGAAAGTGGTCATCAGGCTCTTGATTTTCTCTCCGAATCCACGGCTGACGTCGTTGTTCTCGATGTGAAGATGCCCGGTATGAGCGGCATTGAGACGCTGAAGGAAGTACGGAGGCGGCATAACGAAATCGAGGTCATCATGCTCACGGGGCATGGTTCCATGCAGTCAGGCATCGAAGGGATCAGCCACGGGGCCTATGATTACATGCTCAAGCCGTTTTCCATTGATGATCTGCTTGAGAGAATACGGGCGGCCTATGAACACGGTCGCCTGAAGCTTCGGGACGGGAGTTCGGCATGA